TCGACCACGGGGTGCGGGGCGGGGGCGGCATCCAGCGGCAGGCCGAGCTGGGGCGTTGCCTCGGCGCCGCGCGCGCTCTGCTTCTCGAGCTGGCGCAGGCGCTCGCGGGCACGCTGGATCACGCCGCGCGGTACCCCGGCCAGCTGTGCCACCTGCAGGCCGTAGCTCTGGTTGGCCGGGCCGTCCTTCACGCTGTGCAGGAAGACGATGCTGTCGCCGTGCTCGACGGCGTCGATGTGCACGTTGCGAATGCCCGCGGCCTGCTCGGGCCGGGCGGTGAGTTCGAAGTAGTGTGTGGCGAAGAGGGTGAAGGCGCGGTTGTGCACGGCCAGGTGTTCGGCGCAGGCCCAGGCCAGCGACAGGCCGTCGAAGGTGGAGGTGCCGCGGCCGATCTCGTCCATCAGCACCAGGCTCTGCGCGGTGGCATTGTTGAGGATGTTGGCCGCCTCGGTCATCTCCACCATGAAGGTGGAGCGGCCGGAGGCGAGGTCGTCCGAGGCGCCGATGCGGGTGAAGATGCGGTCCACCGGGCCGATGCGCGCGGCCGCGGCCGGCACGTAGCTGCCGATGTGCGCGAGCAGCACGATGAGTGCCACCTGACGCATGTAGGTGGATTTGCCGCCCATGTTGGGGCCCGTGATCATGAGCATGCGCCGCTCGTCGTCGAGCCGCGCGTCGTTGGGCACGAAGGGCTCGTCCAGCACCTGTTCCACCACCGGGTGGCGGCCGCCCTCGATGTGGATGCCGGGCGCCTCGGTGAGTTCGGGGCAGCTGTAGTCCAGCGTCTGTGCGCGCTCGGCGAGGTTGGTGGGCGCATCGAGCGCGGCCAGTCCGTCGGCGGCCTGCTGCAGCGGGCGCAGGTGGGCGATGAGCCGGTCCAGCAGGTCGTCGTACAGGCCCTTCTCGCGTGCCAGGGCGCGTTCGCGGGCGGACAGCACCTGGTCCTCGAAGCGCTTGAGCTCGGGGGTGATGAAGCGCTCCGCGCCCTTGAGCGTCTGGCGGCGGGTGTAGTCCTCCGGGGCCTTCGCCGCCTGGCCGCGCGAGATCTCGATGTAGTAGCCGTGGACCCGGTTGTAGGCCACCTTGAGGGTGGGGATGCCGGTACGCTCGCGCTCGCGGGTCTCGAGGTCCACCAGGAACTGGTCGGCGTTCTCGGACAGCGCCCGCAGCTCGTCGAGCTCGGCGTCATAGCCGGGGGCGATCACCCCGCCGTCGCGGATCAGCATGGGCGGGTGTTCGATGACGGCGGCGGCGAGCAGGTCCAACACCTCGGGGTGGGTGGCGATCTGAGCGGCCAGCTGGCCGAGCAGCGGGGCGTCGAGACCGGCGAGCTCCGCCTGCAGCGCCGGCAGGCGGGCCAGTGAGTCGCGCAGCGTGGCGAGGTCGCGCGGGCGGGCGGACTTGAGCGCCACGCGCGAGAGGATGCGCTCCACGTCGCCGATGCCGCGAAGTGCATCGCGCAGGGTCTCGAAGGCGCCGGACCCGATCAGGGTGGCGATGGCCTGGTGGCGGCCGCGCAGGGTGTCGCGATCGCGCAGCGGGCGGTTGAGCCAGCGGCGCAGGCAGCGGCTGCCCATGGCGGTGGCGGTGTGGTCGAGCACGGCGGCCAGGGTGTGATCCTGCCCGCCCTGGAGGTTCTGTTCCAGTTCCAGGTTGCGACGGCTGGCGGCATCCAGCACCACGCTGTGGCCCTGGCGCTCGCGGCGCAGGCTGTTGATGTGCGGCAGGGCGGCGCGCTGGGTGTCCTTGACGTACTGCAGCAGGGCCCCGGCGGCGGCCACGGCCAGCGGCGCGTCCTCGCAGCCGAAGCCGGCGAGGTCGCGGGTGCCGAACTGGCGGGTGAGCTGTTCGGTGGCGGTGTCGGTCTCGTAGTGCCAGGGCGGGCGGCGGGTGAGGCCGGGGCGGTCGCCCAGCGGCGGGCGGGCGTCCTCGGGATAGAGCAGTTCGGCCGGGCGCAGGCGTTCGATCTCGGCGGCAAGTGCCTCGTCGCCCGAGAGCTCCTGCACCACGAAGCGCCCGCTGGAGAGTTCCAGGCTGGCCAGCCCATGGCGTCCCTCGCGCCCGCAGACGCTCACCAGCAGGTTCTCGCGCCGCTCGTCGAGGAGGGCCTCCTCGGTGAGTGTGCCGGGGGTGACGATGCGCACCACCTGGCGTTCCACCGGACCCTTGGCGGCGGCCGGGTCGCCGATCTGCTCGCAGATGGCCACCGATTCGCCCAGGCGCACCAACTTCGCCAGGTACTGCTCGGCGGAGTGATAGGGCACGCCGGCCATGGGGATGGGCTCGCCGGCCGACTGCCCGCGGGCGGTGAGGGTGATGTCCAGCAGCCTGGCCGCGCGCCGGGCGTCCTCGAAGAACAGCTCGTAGAAATCCCCCATGCGATAGAAGAGGAGGATGTCCGGGTAGTCGGCCTTGATGCGCAGGTACTGCTGCATCATGGGCGTGTGCTGGCTGAGGTCGCGGGCGGCGGTCTGCGTCATGCGCGAGAGTCTATCGGACTGCGGCCCTGCCGCGCCACTTGCCGGCGCCCGGGGTTTTGCTGATCCCGCTCAATGTCCGTCCCACGCCCAGCGTCTATGCTTTGATCAACGGCGCGATGTCGCGCCCGTCGACCGTTCCATTTTAAGGAGGAAAACACTATGGCAATCCTGGTCGTGGTAGCCGACGCCGGACGCGCCCGGTTCTTCACCGCCGAATCGGCGACCGCCACACTGGTCGAGGACGAGGACAGGCTGCATCCCGAAGGGCGTCTGCACGTGAGTGATATGGCCTCGGACGAGCCCGGGCGCACCTTTGATTCCCATGGCGAGGGTCAGCATGCCATGGGCAACAAGGTGAACCCCAAGCGCCAGGAGGCCATCCGCTTTGCCAAGGAGCTGTGCGAGGATCTGGAGGCGCGGCGC
The sequence above is a segment of the Chromatiales bacterium genome. Coding sequences within it:
- the mutS gene encoding DNA mismatch repair protein MutS, which gives rise to MTQTAARDLSQHTPMMQQYLRIKADYPDILLFYRMGDFYELFFEDARRAARLLDITLTARGQSAGEPIPMAGVPYHSAEQYLAKLVRLGESVAICEQIGDPAAAKGPVERQVVRIVTPGTLTEEALLDERRENLLVSVCGREGRHGLASLELSSGRFVVQELSGDEALAAEIERLRPAELLYPEDARPPLGDRPGLTRRPPWHYETDTATEQLTRQFGTRDLAGFGCEDAPLAVAAAGALLQYVKDTQRAALPHINSLRRERQGHSVVLDAASRRNLELEQNLQGGQDHTLAAVLDHTATAMGSRCLRRWLNRPLRDRDTLRGRHQAIATLIGSGAFETLRDALRGIGDVERILSRVALKSARPRDLATLRDSLARLPALQAELAGLDAPLLGQLAAQIATHPEVLDLLAAAVIEHPPMLIRDGGVIAPGYDAELDELRALSENADQFLVDLETRERERTGIPTLKVAYNRVHGYYIEISRGQAAKAPEDYTRRQTLKGAERFITPELKRFEDQVLSARERALAREKGLYDDLLDRLIAHLRPLQQAADGLAALDAPTNLAERAQTLDYSCPELTEAPGIHIEGGRHPVVEQVLDEPFVPNDARLDDERRMLMITGPNMGGKSTYMRQVALIVLLAHIGSYVPAAAARIGPVDRIFTRIGASDDLASGRSTFMVEMTEAANILNNATAQSLVLMDEIGRGTSTFDGLSLAWACAEHLAVHNRAFTLFATHYFELTARPEQAAGIRNVHIDAVEHGDSIVFLHSVKDGPANQSYGLQVAQLAGVPRGVIQRARERLRQLEKQSARGAEATPQLGLPLDAAPAPHPVVETLAGIDPDALTPRQALETLYALKARLEDD
- a CDS encoding host attachment protein encodes the protein MAILVVVADAGRARFFTAESATATLVEDEDRLHPEGRLHVSDMASDEPGRTFDSHGEGQHAMGNKVNPKRQEAIRFAKELCEDLEARRNKGKVEGLYLVAPPQFLGELRDHLSASLKVLVKDEIHKDLTEHAAADIRAHLPEHL